A genomic window from Nicotiana sylvestris chromosome 11, ASM39365v2, whole genome shotgun sequence includes:
- the LOC138880683 gene encoding uncharacterized protein, translating into MYSRHRIKWGALTEAKAQELRVKLVTMGAWRSSGDASAIRTMTAQCIRKDAREVLGISKGYSSGHKGDWWWNGEVQEKVDTKKAVYLKLVESVDKEEKRANREHYKLVKKEANIVVTAAKTAVFSRLYKELEGRSGDKRLFRLAKVRERKACDLDQVKCIKDEERRVLLDEGLIHRRWQTYFHSLLNDERDRSIVLGDLELSRSRCDFGYCRQIRVDEVEDAMRKMSRGKTTRPDKILVEFWKSVGKACLE; encoded by the coding sequence ATGTATAGCCGACATAGGATAAAGTGGGGAGCCTTAACGGAAGCTAAAGCGCAGGAGTTGCGGGTCAAACTGGTGACTATGGGGGCTTGGaggagtagtggggacgcaagcGCTATTAGGACCATGACTGCGCAGTGCATTAGGAAAGACGCGAGAGAGGTATTAGGGATCTCAAAGGGTTACTCTAGTGGTCACaagggagactggtggtggaatggagAGGTGCAAGAAAAAGTGGATACCAAGAAAGCAGTGTATTTGAAGCTAGTGGAAAGTGTAGACAAGGAGGAGAAGAGGGCGAATAGGGAGCATTATAAGTTGGTTAAGAAAGAGGCTAATATAGTAGTTACCGCGGCAAAGACTGCAGTTTTTAGTCGTCTGTATAAGGAACTCGAGGGCCGAAGTGGGGATAAGAGGTTGTTCAGGTTAGCCAAGGTGCGAGAAAGGAAGGCGTGTGACTTGGACCAAGTGAAGTGCATCAAGGACGAAGAACGTAGAGTTTTGTTGGATGAGGGACTTATCCATcggagatggcagacctacttcCATAGTCTCTTGAACGATGAGAGGGACAGGAGCATTGTACTAGGTGATTTGGAACTCTCCAGGAGTCGTTGTGACTTTGGGTATTGTAGGCAGATTAGAGTTGATGAAGTTGAGGAtgctatgcgtaagatgagcagGGGCAAAACGACCAGGCCGGATAAAATTTTGGTAGAGTTTTGGAAGAGTGTGGGCAAGGCGTGCTTGGAGTAG
- the LOC104236950 gene encoding serine carboxypeptidase II-2, translated as MSNLKWGFLVFALFFITEVHLGSCFVDSNVVQKQLDKVSKLPGQGFNVNFENYAGYVTVNEESERALFYWFFEAVDEPSSKPLVLWLNGGPGCSSIAYGLAEELGPFHIEKDGKTLYWNPYSWNLAANLLFLDSPVGVGYSYSNTSSDHLNNGDARTAADSLAFLLKWLERFPEYKGRDFYITGESYAGHYVPQLSQAIVRYNKGVKKQVINLKGFMVGNALTDDYHDHLGLFQFMWSAGMISDQTFKQANALCDYQSFIRPSEQCDKILDQANEEVGNIDSYSIFTPTCTAKFSMLNHLLKRSNRVGHLRRSYDPCTEQHSVIYFNLPEVQEALHVHKRNSSFKWVACSEEVSSGWKDSPKTVLDVYRELIQSGLRIWVFSGDTDAVIPVTSTRYSIDALKLPTISPWRAWYDDGQVGGWTQEYKGLTFVTVRGAGHEVALHRPKQALTLVKSFLAGASMPSLQQISDS; from the exons ATGTCAAATCTCAAGTGGGGTTTTCTTGTTTTTGCTCTATTTTTCATTACTGAGGTTCATTTGGGTAGTTGTTTTGTAGACTCAAATGTAGTACAAAAGCAATTAGATAAAGTTAGTAAGCTTCCTGGTCAAGGGTTTAATGTGAATTTTGAAAATTATGCTGGTTATGTTACTGTAAATGAAGAATCTGAAAGAGCTCTCTTTTATTGGTTCTTTGAAGCTGTAGATGAACCATCTTCAAAACCTCTTGTTCTTTGGCTTAATGGAG GGCCGGGATGTTCATCGATTGCCTATGGGTTAGCTGAGGAACTTGGACCTTTTCATATTGAGAAAGATGGGAAGACCCTTTATTGGAATCCTTACTCTTGGAACTTAG CTGCAAACCTGCTGTTTCTCGACTCTCCTGTTGGAGTTGGTTATTCTTATTCAAACACTTCATCTGATCATCTCAACAATGGTGACGCTCGTACAG CTGCGGATTCCCTTGCATTTTTACTGAAGTGGCTTGAACGATTTCCAGAATATAAAGGAAGAGACTTTTATATTACAGGAGAGAGCTATGCTG GGCATTATGTTCCTCAGCTAAGTCAAGCTATTGTGAGGTACAACAAGGGTGTAAAGAAGCAAGTAATCAACTTAAAAGGTTTCATG GTCGGAAATGCTTTGACCGATGACTATCATGACCACCTAGGACTATTTCAATTCATGTGGTCAGCTGGAATGATTTCCGACCAAACATTCAAGCAGGCGAATGCTTTGTGCGACTACCAATCATTTATAAGACCCTCAGAGCAGTGTGATAAGATTCTGGATCAGGCTAATGAAGAAGTTGGAAATATTGATAGCTACAGCATCTTCACCCCAACATGCACAGCCAAGTTTAGTATGCTAAACCACTTGCTCAAAAGGAGCAAC AGGGTGGGCCATCTCAGAAGAAGCTATGATCCATGTACAGAGCAGCACTCCGTGATTTACTTCAATCTTCCTGAAGTTCAGGAGGCTCTTCATGTTCATAAGAGAAACTCGTCATTCAAATGGGTAGCTTGCAG TGAAGAAGTATCCAGTGGTTGGAAGGATTCTCCCAAGACAGTGCTGGACGTCTATCGTGAACTGATACAGTCAGGCCTTCGTATTTGGGTTTTCAG TGGTGACACGGATGCTGTGATTCCAGTTACATCAACCCGTTACAGCATAGATGCTCTAAAACTGCCAACAATTAGTCCCTGGCGAGCGTGGTATGATGATGGACAG GTCGGAGGATGGACACAGGAGTACAAAGGGCTGACATTTGTTACTGTAAGAGGTGCTGGCCATGAAGTCGCTCTGCATAGACCGAAGCAAGCTCTCACTCTCGTCAAGTCATTCTTAGCAGGAGCATCAATGCCTAGCTTGCAACAAATCAGTGACTCTTAG